Genomic segment of Syntrophorhabdaceae bacterium:
GACGTCGATATCGGTGGCAAAGACTTGGATCCTGAAGGCCCGCTTGAGCGCTTCCTGGTGCTCGGCCAGAAGGATGGCCAGCGAATAGGCCTCCTCGCCCGTGGCGCAGCCCGGCGACCAGACACGGATCACGCTCTCCGGGGTCTTGCCCGCAAAGAGCTTGGGTATGATTTTCTCCTCGAGGAGCTTGAAGGCCTCGGGGTCGCGGAAGAAACTGGTGACGCCGATAAGCAGGTCGCGGAAGAGGGCCTCCGTCTCCGACGGCGTACGCTGCATGAACTTGACATAGGCATCCATCGTCTCGATCTGGTGGACGGCCATCCGCCGCTCGATGCGGCGGTGTATGGTGTTTATCTTGTATTGAGAGAAATCGTGGCCCGTCTGGGACCGCACCAGAATAAATATCTTCTTGAGCGCGTTCTCCGACCTGATCTCCGGGGAGGGCCCCCGAGCGGAAGTCTTGCCGAAAGCCCGCGAGGCGTAGGCGATCAGCTGGGCGGCCATTTCAGCCGGGGGAAGCTCGTAATCGACTAGGCCCGTGGCGATGGCGCTCCTGGGCATGCCGTCATACTCGGTGGTTGCGGGCGCCTGGGCCATGACCATCCCCCCTTCGCCCTTGATGGCCCGTATGCCTAACGTGCCGTCGCTGCCGGTGCCCGAAAGGACGATGCCTATGGCCCGCTCCCGGAGGTCCTGCGCGAGGGAGCGAAAGAAGAAGTCGATGGGCAGCCGCTGCCCCCGGGGCGCGCTGGGCTCGAGGAGCTGCAGGTTGCCGCCGATAAAGGCCATGTCGCGGCCCGGGGGAATGATGTAGGCGCAATTGGGCTCGACCTTCATCCCGTCCCGCACTTCCAGGACCTGCATCCTGGTATAGCGTCGGATGAGCTCGGTGAGGATGCTCTTATGGTCCGGCGCGAGATGCTGGACGAGCACGAAGGCCATGCCCGGATCGGCGCCGGCAGGCATGCCGGAGAAAAAGGCCTCGAAGGCGGAAAGCCCGCCCGCGGACGCGCCTATGCCGACAATGGGAAAGCCCTTCTTCTCTTCCGCTCCTTCGGGTGTCTTTGCTTCCTTATCTTCCTGGGGATGTTCCTTGTTCTCGTCATTCATGCCTGTCTCCCCCCTTTCGGAAAGCTGCGCACCCTGAACAGGAGCGCGCCTTGTGCCGTCGGCCGCTCCCCGTGGGGCCGGTACTCCTCTGCCCAGGTGCAGTTGACCGCGATCTTATAAGCATCTTTGTATTCACCGTGTATCCTGTAGGAGGCACATCGATCGAGTCTTCCACTTCATGCTTACGTAAATTATACGACAGTGGATTTGACGACGCAAGGTGCGGTTGCGCAATGGGGAGATTTATTTTCAACCCCGGATTTATCGAATGTGGAGACACGCGCTGCACGGAAGGGGGCTTGGAGGTTTAAATAGCTCCCCGGGCGCTGCACTGAGCAAACTTCGGTCCCCTACACATTCAGATTTCTCATGATCCGACAAAAACCTTCCGAGAATCTCGGGTTCCGACAGGGCAAGGCCGGAATGGCCGCACGTTCGTTGACAATTCATGCACGGGTGCTTAAAAACTAAACTGACTATACAGTGGACTTTAGGCTCGACGAAAGGATGAATCCCGGCACCTCACGGGCATCAGTTCCGGCATATCTGACATTTTCAAGTAAGAAAGTAAAGAACCCAGGGAGGAAAACAATGAAAATCCTGATGGTGATGACCTCTCACGACACCCTCGGAAACACCGGCCGAAAGACCGGCTTTTGGCTGGAGGAGTTCGCTGCTCCCTATTATACCTTCCTCGACGCAGGCGCCGTAGTGACCGTTGCTTCACCCAAGGGGGGCGAGCCCCCGCTCGATCCTAAGAGCGATACCCCCGAAGGTCAAACTAATGCGACCACGCGCTTCAAGAAGGACCGGGCAACGCAGTCTGTGCTCGCCCACACGGTGAAGCTCGCCCAGGTCGTGGCCGATGACTACGACGCGATCTTCTATCCGGGCGGACACGGCCCAATGTGGGATATGCCCGACAACCCGACGTCCATCGCACTCATCGAGGCCTTCCTAAAAGCCGACAAGCCGGTCGGCGCGGTCTGTCACGCTCCGGTCGCCCTCGTGAACGTGCGCGGAAAGGACGGCAAGTATCTGGTAGAAGGCAGGCGGGTGACGGGGTTCACCAATGCTGAAGAAGAAGAGGTGGGCCTTACGGCCGTCGTTCCTTTCCTGCTGGAAGACCGGTTAAAAGAGCGTGGAGGCGTCTTCAGTAAGGCCGTGAATTGGGCCCCCTACGTCCAGGTCGACGGCACACTGGTGACCGGCCAAAATCCGGCTTCTTCGGGACCCGCGGCATTGGAGCTGATGAAACTGCTTGGCTCTGCCTGACCGTGTGACGGTTGCCCATCGAGCCGACTGTCACGGCTGAGAACTTTTCCGTACGCAGGAGGCGCATCATGGATCCTATCGTGACCACATGGACCGCTGCCCCGGGTTTGTCGCCTTTCGCATTCGGGGAGCTATTCCCGGAGGATATCACCTGGGTCTCTTTCCCGGCATTTCCCGATTCGGTCAGGTTATCGGTCCTGGTCGGCGATATCAGCAAGCCTTCTCCCTATCTGATCCGCGTCAAGGTGCCG
This window contains:
- a CDS encoding type 1 glutamine amidotransferase domain-containing protein, whose translation is MKILMVMTSHDTLGNTGRKTGFWLEEFAAPYYTFLDAGAVVTVASPKGGEPPLDPKSDTPEGQTNATTRFKKDRATQSVLAHTVKLAQVVADDYDAIFYPGGHGPMWDMPDNPTSIALIEAFLKADKPVGAVCHAPVALVNVRGKDGKYLVEGRRVTGFTNAEEEEVGLTAVVPFLLEDRLKERGGVFSKAVNWAPYVQVDGTLVTGQNPASSGPAALELMKLLGSA